From the Hyphomicrobium sp. ghe19 genome, one window contains:
- a CDS encoding DMT family transporter gives MGVALVTASAVCWSTAGLFVRLANLDVATLVVWYSMSACIGLGLVCALRLRGGLWRAILEIGWPGLVYVIIAALCATSYVLALQYTSVANVMTIYASLPLVATAVAFLWLEERVSRQFIVVGLISIAGIAITAGAAATINDAIGLIVSFLMTVTFAVMLVVSKRYANLDVLLASAIAAGLAAAVCAPFMNYGVPSLIQLTGCVLYGLLAYGLGINLALVGGRMIKSGEAGLLTMLEIVLGPIWVWLFFGEEPTIEAVVGAATALGAVTWYLSVERQPLPEPAPS, from the coding sequence ATGGGCGTTGCGCTTGTGACAGCCTCGGCTGTTTGCTGGAGCACGGCAGGTTTATTTGTACGCTTGGCTAACCTCGACGTCGCGACGCTTGTCGTCTGGTACTCGATGTCGGCGTGTATTGGGCTTGGCCTCGTTTGCGCCCTTCGCCTCCGTGGTGGTCTGTGGCGGGCAATCCTAGAAATCGGTTGGCCGGGCTTGGTGTACGTGATCATCGCCGCATTGTGCGCGACGAGCTACGTCCTCGCGTTGCAGTACACAAGCGTCGCGAATGTGATGACGATCTACGCGTCACTGCCTCTTGTCGCGACGGCTGTCGCTTTCCTCTGGTTGGAAGAGCGCGTCAGTCGCCAGTTTATTGTGGTGGGCCTCATTTCAATAGCCGGCATCGCTATCACCGCAGGCGCCGCCGCGACGATCAATGATGCCATCGGACTGATCGTAAGTTTTTTGATGACTGTCACGTTCGCAGTCATGCTCGTCGTCTCAAAGCGTTATGCCAACCTTGATGTTCTTCTGGCCAGCGCGATTGCTGCAGGGTTAGCGGCCGCCGTTTGCGCCCCCTTTATGAATTACGGAGTGCCTTCACTCATTCAACTCACCGGATGCGTCCTCTACGGGCTCCTTGCCTACGGACTCGGCATCAACCTCGCGCTGGTCGGTGGACGCATGATCAAGTCCGGGGAAGCCGGGCTCCTCACCATGCTCGAGATCGTTCTTGGGCCGATATGGGTCTGGCTGTTCTTCGGCGAGGAACCGACGATTGAAGCCGTCGTAGGTGCCGCCACCGCGCTGGGCGCGGTCACCTGGTACCTATCGGTCGAAAGGCAACCCTTGCCGGAGCCAGCGCCCAGCTGA
- a CDS encoding c-type cytochrome encodes MSTFRHVFATVLVVFLSATGAQSDALGIDVGKPVSADELAKFFAIPPDGTGLPLGKGTAAEGKELYAQRCAHCHGEHLEGLKEVGGPKLIGGRGTLTSNTPVKTVESYWPYATTLFDYIWRTMPFDQPGSLTPDEVYSLSAYILAAGHVIDEKEVLDAQSLRKVEMPNAHGFFSALGPELDLYRLAPGDRKK; translated from the coding sequence ATGTCCACGTTTAGGCACGTCTTCGCCACTGTTCTCGTCGTCTTCCTGTCCGCAACGGGAGCCCAATCGGATGCACTTGGTATAGACGTTGGCAAGCCGGTCAGCGCCGATGAACTCGCGAAGTTCTTCGCGATCCCTCCGGACGGCACGGGCCTTCCCCTTGGAAAAGGCACGGCAGCCGAAGGAAAGGAATTATATGCCCAGCGCTGCGCCCATTGTCATGGGGAGCATTTGGAGGGTCTCAAAGAAGTCGGCGGTCCGAAGCTCATCGGCGGCCGTGGCACGCTCACAAGCAACACGCCGGTGAAGACCGTCGAGAGCTATTGGCCCTACGCCACCACGTTGTTCGACTACATCTGGCGCACGATGCCATTCGACCAGCCAGGTTCTCTCACGCCTGACGAGGTCTATTCGCTCTCCGCCTATATCTTAGCTGCTGGCCACGTCATCGACGAAAAAGAAGTCTTGGACGCGCAATCGCTTCGAAAAGTCGAGATGCCGAACGCCCATGGCTTCTTCAGCGCATTGGGACCCGAACTCGACTTGTATCGTCTCGCGCCAGGAGACCGAAAAAAATGA
- a CDS encoding putative quinol monooxygenase, translated as MSKYALYVPLEAQPGKEKQLAEFLRSALPIVNDEVGTISWFAVQEGPSRFAIFDTFDDEDGRRAHLEGKVAAALMEKVKAGDLLANVPEIIKLDVLAHKLPG; from the coding sequence ATGAGCAAATATGCGTTGTACGTTCCCTTGGAAGCGCAGCCAGGAAAGGAAAAGCAACTTGCAGAGTTTCTTCGGTCCGCGCTTCCCATCGTCAATGATGAAGTCGGCACGATCTCCTGGTTCGCTGTCCAAGAAGGTCCCTCTCGTTTCGCGATCTTCGACACATTCGATGATGAAGATGGCCGGCGCGCGCATCTTGAAGGCAAGGTAGCCGCCGCGTTGATGGAAAAAGTGAAAGCGGGCGATCTGCTTGCAAACGTACCCGAAATCATCAAGCTGGACGTTCTCGCCCATAAGCTGCCTGGTTAG
- a CDS encoding NAD(P)-binding domain-containing protein — protein sequence MTERIAIIGAGPSGMAVLRAFESARRKGAQIPELVCYERQNDCGGIWNYTWRTGTDEHGEPVHASMYRYLWSNGPKECLEFADYSFEEHFGRPIPSFPPRAVLHDYIKGRIVRSGILPYIKLRHTVRSVSFNKDTQKFTVAVKDLANDRISSSEFDYVFCCSGHFSTPNVPEFPGLDKFLGRTLHSHDFRSADEFSGKNVLCVGASYSSEDIGIQCYKYGAKSVTFSWRTKPMGFKWPKGMEEVPLLEKVVGRTAYFKDGRKKDVDAIILCTGYLHHHPFMEDSLRLKSRNRLYPLSLYKGIFWLDNPKLMYIGMQDQFYTFNMFDAQAWYARDVVLGRIKLPSRVEQEADIQRWTEKEEAIVDATEAIDFQTEYVRDLITPTDYPRLDVDGVAKTFKRWEHHKMDNILTYRDQSHTSLQTGTTAPAHHTPWMQALDDSLEAFLNKPDTKAAAE from the coding sequence ATGACAGAGCGAATAGCGATAATTGGCGCTGGCCCGAGCGGCATGGCAGTTTTGCGCGCATTCGAAAGCGCACGGCGCAAGGGCGCGCAAATTCCCGAGTTGGTCTGTTACGAGCGTCAAAACGATTGCGGTGGAATCTGGAATTATACATGGCGCACTGGAACCGACGAGCACGGAGAGCCGGTCCACGCCAGCATGTATCGCTATCTGTGGTCAAACGGACCGAAGGAATGCCTTGAGTTCGCGGACTACTCGTTCGAAGAGCATTTCGGCCGCCCAATTCCCTCTTTCCCTCCGCGTGCGGTGCTTCATGACTACATCAAGGGTCGCATCGTGCGCAGCGGCATCCTCCCTTACATCAAACTTAGACACACGGTGCGGAGCGTATCCTTCAATAAAGATACGCAGAAATTCACGGTCGCTGTCAAAGATCTGGCCAACGACAGGATCTCATCATCCGAGTTTGATTATGTCTTCTGCTGCAGTGGACACTTTTCGACGCCAAACGTACCGGAATTTCCTGGGCTCGATAAATTTCTCGGACGCACGCTGCACTCTCACGACTTCCGTTCCGCAGACGAGTTCTCGGGCAAGAATGTGCTGTGTGTAGGCGCCAGCTACTCATCGGAAGACATCGGTATTCAGTGCTACAAGTATGGCGCCAAATCCGTCACGTTCTCTTGGCGTACGAAGCCCATGGGCTTCAAGTGGCCGAAAGGTATGGAAGAGGTGCCGCTCCTCGAAAAGGTCGTCGGCAGGACTGCTTATTTTAAGGACGGGAGGAAGAAGGATGTGGACGCGATCATCCTTTGCACGGGCTACCTCCACCATCATCCATTCATGGAGGACTCGTTGCGCCTGAAGTCGCGCAACAGGCTTTACCCGCTGTCCCTCTACAAGGGCATCTTTTGGCTCGACAACCCGAAGCTGATGTACATCGGCATGCAAGACCAGTTCTACACGTTCAACATGTTCGATGCTCAGGCTTGGTACGCACGCGACGTCGTTCTCGGACGCATCAAACTGCCGTCACGAGTCGAACAGGAAGCCGATATCCAAAGGTGGACAGAAAAAGAAGAGGCGATCGTCGATGCTACCGAGGCAATCGATTTTCAGACAGAGTACGTCCGTGATCTGATTACACCGACGGACTATCCGCGTCTCGATGTCGATGGCGTGGCGAAGACGTTCAAGCGGTGGGAACACCATAAGATGGATAACATTCTCACTTACCGCGATCAGTCGCACACGTCGCTGCAAACGGGCACGACGGCGCCCGCCCATCACACCCCGTGGATGCAAGCCCTCGACGATTCGTTGGAGGCGTTCCTCAATAAGCCGGACACGAAGGCAGCTGCCGAATAG
- a CDS encoding DMT family transporter, with protein sequence MPNTRKVFKGLLFALAACALWSTLYIHTDFIAPYGTADLAIVRFLFSTALALSVAVLSGNARRLLVNRPYQDWLSAGLLGFLGFTGYFFFLATAIKYTSEVITVSIIGMIAIVTMVANNLIYKEFPWRSIVLPVFLAIVGVALIVGAQIQSGQFSLRDMRGCLGLASATIALAMWSSYQVLNKRALLKRPLMPTEDWTLLTLIAGAAALPLLILMLPFSPVANEFGLFTQPVGAPTLALTGWGFFLALGASLLSLYAWNTAQTYLPPALSGQSVVLLLPMVFGLGWHYGRFSQSSMPIGIGIVFLLGSVGATIMLRYRVAARASHDTPSLKSVEERKGRYQSDMPLPQKPIGAPGRF encoded by the coding sequence ATGCCGAACACTCGCAAAGTATTTAAGGGATTGTTGTTCGCGCTCGCCGCATGCGCGCTCTGGTCGACGCTCTACATCCACACGGACTTCATCGCGCCTTACGGCACGGCAGATTTGGCGATTGTGCGTTTCTTGTTTTCAACAGCGCTCGCCCTGTCGGTGGCGGTTCTGAGCGGCAACGCAAGGCGGCTTCTCGTCAATCGGCCCTATCAAGATTGGCTTAGCGCCGGCTTGCTCGGATTTCTTGGTTTCACCGGGTATTTCTTCTTCCTCGCGACCGCGATCAAATACACATCGGAAGTCATCACCGTTTCAATCATCGGGATGATCGCGATCGTGACGATGGTAGCGAACAATCTCATCTACAAAGAGTTTCCGTGGCGCTCGATCGTATTGCCGGTCTTTCTCGCGATCGTTGGTGTTGCGCTCATCGTGGGAGCGCAAATTCAATCGGGTCAGTTTTCGCTGCGGGATATGCGGGGTTGTCTTGGGCTCGCGTCGGCGACTATCGCGCTCGCGATGTGGAGCAGCTATCAGGTGTTGAACAAGCGGGCGTTGCTCAAACGCCCCCTGATGCCGACCGAGGACTGGACCCTACTGACATTGATTGCCGGGGCGGCAGCGCTGCCGCTTCTCATTCTAATGCTGCCGTTTTCTCCGGTTGCAAATGAGTTCGGTTTGTTCACGCAACCCGTGGGCGCTCCGACGCTCGCATTGACGGGCTGGGGATTTTTCTTGGCTCTAGGCGCTTCTCTGCTTTCCCTTTATGCGTGGAACACCGCGCAGACGTATCTTCCCCCGGCGCTTAGCGGACAAAGCGTGGTGCTCTTGCTTCCGATGGTATTCGGGCTCGGATGGCACTACGGACGATTTTCACAAAGTTCGATGCCGATCGGAATTGGTATTGTTTTCCTGTTGGGCTCCGTTGGGGCAACGATCATGCTTAGATATCGAGTTGCGGCCAGAGCGAGCCATGATACGCCCTCGCTCAAATCGGTTGAGGAGCGCAAGGGGCGATATCAATCCGATATGCCCCTCCCGCAGAAACCTATCGGCGCCCCTGGCCGATTTTGA
- the soxC gene encoding sulfite dehydrogenase — MKPRNDFNRRGFLLSAMAASTAGAMTPRAAEAEKAKAPPGATLYDVPEDPTKEMARGVHEDGGYGTRSQFETETRIKAERPLDGTSWTYTPLASIIGNLTPSGLHFERHHGGIPTIDPSRHSLYVHGLVDQPKKFSVADIKSLPSITRRFFIECSGNTLDEWAKPTGKNVQVTHGLLSTSEWTGVPFATLARQVGLKENAAWVLAEGADAAVMTRSIPIDKLMTDALIAYGQNGESLRPEQGYPLRLILPGFEGNTQIKWLRRLQVSDRPFMTHEETAAYTDLLKDGRAKQFTLAMDPKSVITFPSGEMMLPTPGYYLIRGFAWTGRGRVNAVDLSLDGGKSWAPARLDNDPEPMSTVRFSYPWFWDGKPAILQSRCIDDAGNVQPSRKELIAARGLNSVYHYNAIQSWAVASDGSVSNVHV; from the coding sequence ATGAAACCGCGCAACGATTTTAATCGCCGTGGATTTCTTCTCTCAGCCATGGCGGCATCGACGGCGGGAGCCATGACCCCGAGAGCGGCGGAAGCCGAGAAGGCGAAGGCTCCGCCGGGTGCAACCTTGTATGACGTGCCTGAAGATCCCACCAAAGAAATGGCACGCGGCGTTCATGAGGATGGCGGGTACGGAACGCGTTCGCAATTCGAAACCGAAACGCGCATCAAGGCCGAGCGTCCCCTTGACGGCACGTCCTGGACGTACACGCCATTGGCATCGATCATAGGCAACCTCACTCCCTCAGGCCTTCACTTCGAGCGCCACCACGGTGGCATTCCAACGATCGACCCATCGCGCCACTCGCTTTATGTCCATGGGCTGGTCGATCAGCCAAAGAAATTTTCCGTGGCAGACATCAAGAGCCTGCCATCGATCACCCGCCGCTTCTTCATTGAGTGCTCGGGAAACACCCTGGACGAATGGGCAAAACCGACGGGAAAGAACGTCCAGGTCACGCACGGACTGCTAAGCACATCCGAGTGGACGGGCGTACCTTTTGCGACGCTGGCCCGCCAGGTCGGATTGAAAGAGAACGCGGCATGGGTGCTCGCAGAAGGGGCTGATGCTGCGGTCATGACGCGCAGCATCCCGATCGACAAGCTGATGACCGACGCGCTCATTGCTTATGGCCAGAACGGTGAATCGCTTCGGCCTGAGCAGGGTTATCCGCTTCGTCTTATTCTCCCAGGCTTTGAAGGAAACACGCAGATCAAATGGCTGCGCCGGCTTCAGGTCAGCGATCGTCCTTTCATGACTCATGAAGAGACTGCCGCCTACACGGATTTGCTGAAGGATGGGCGAGCAAAGCAATTCACGCTGGCTATGGATCCCAAATCGGTGATCACATTCCCGTCGGGCGAGATGATGCTTCCGACACCGGGTTATTATCTCATCAGGGGTTTCGCCTGGACGGGGCGAGGACGAGTCAATGCCGTCGACCTTTCCCTCGACGGAGGGAAGTCATGGGCGCCCGCGCGCCTCGACAATGATCCAGAGCCCATGTCCACGGTACGTTTTAGCTACCCGTGGTTCTGGGACGGAAAGCCCGCAATTTTGCAGAGCCGATGCATTGACGACGCCGGCAACGTCCAACCCTCGCGCAAAGAGCTGATCGCCGCGCGCGGTCTCAACTCCGTCTACCATTATAACGCAATTCAGAGCTGGGCCGTCGCGTCCGACGGTAGTGTTTCGAATGTCCACGTTTAG
- a CDS encoding TetR/AcrR family transcriptional regulator: MPAPGGPQFERIQKIAADLFATRGYRAVGVAEIGEAVGLGRGALYYHISSKEDLLFSIVVRYIEDLVVAGRDTLESEPDPSKRIYLLSRKLMATIFANLPEMTVCFREADCLTGQRHRIVSNLHQAYQDIWTNTFREGEKKGMFRPLPNVAIKGILGMYFYSFLWLTPSGKSSSREIADVFADMALAMAESKNRQAP, from the coding sequence ATGCCCGCGCCAGGGGGTCCTCAGTTCGAACGGATTCAGAAGATTGCCGCAGACTTGTTTGCCACGCGTGGCTACAGGGCGGTTGGTGTCGCGGAGATCGGTGAAGCGGTAGGCCTTGGCCGTGGCGCTCTGTACTATCACATCAGCAGCAAGGAAGACCTGCTGTTCAGCATCGTGGTCAGGTACATCGAAGACTTGGTAGTCGCGGGCAGGGACACTTTGGAGTCGGAGCCGGATCCGAGCAAACGCATCTATCTTCTGAGCCGCAAGCTCATGGCGACGATTTTTGCCAACCTGCCCGAGATGACGGTGTGCTTCAGGGAGGCGGACTGCCTCACCGGCCAACGGCATCGCATCGTGTCAAACCTGCACCAGGCATACCAGGACATCTGGACCAATACGTTCCGCGAAGGCGAAAAGAAAGGCATGTTCCGGCCCTTGCCGAACGTAGCGATCAAGGGAATTCTTGGGATGTACTTCTATAGCTTCCTCTGGCTCACGCCGTCGGGGAAGAGCTCGTCTCGCGAAATTGCCGACGTCTTTGCCGACATGGCGCTGGCAATGGCCGAATCGAAGAACCGCCAGGCCCCGTAA
- a CDS encoding DMT family transporter produces MASAGDVRSRQLGVALVAASAICWSTAGLFVRVANLDSATLIFWSSVSACLALLIICAAQVRGELIRQISIIGTPEILYIFISTLNTTSYVIALNSTSVANVMTIYASLPFAATIAAFFLLKERVSKRFLLSGGTAMLGVAITAGAVGTANDIFGLIAAFMMTSCFAVQLVLAKRYPKMDILLITALSAGVSAVLFLPFADLVSSTRTQLLGGVLYGIIPLAVGLPLVLAGGRRVKSGEAAFITMLDVVLGPIWVWLFFGERPTDYALVGGAIVLGSVGWYLSKETEPSTVS; encoded by the coding sequence ATGGCTTCAGCGGGGGACGTCAGATCACGGCAGTTGGGCGTCGCTTTAGTCGCCGCGTCGGCAATTTGCTGGAGCACTGCTGGGCTTTTTGTCCGTGTTGCCAACCTTGATTCAGCGACGTTAATTTTCTGGTCGTCCGTCTCGGCGTGTCTAGCCCTCTTAATAATCTGCGCCGCTCAGGTTCGAGGCGAACTAATCCGTCAAATATCGATTATAGGGACCCCCGAAATTCTTTATATTTTTATTTCGACCCTGAATACCACAAGCTATGTCATTGCCTTGAACTCCACAAGCGTCGCGAACGTTATGACAATTTACGCTTCTTTGCCTTTTGCGGCGACCATCGCCGCATTTTTTTTGCTAAAGGAGCGAGTTAGCAAACGCTTCTTACTCTCGGGGGGGACAGCTATGCTGGGCGTCGCAATCACTGCGGGCGCCGTTGGTACGGCAAATGACATTTTCGGACTGATTGCAGCATTTATGATGACGTCATGTTTTGCGGTGCAGCTGGTTCTCGCCAAACGCTACCCAAAGATGGACATTCTGCTCATCACTGCTCTTTCCGCCGGTGTTTCGGCCGTGTTGTTTCTGCCATTCGCAGACTTAGTTTCGTCAACACGTACTCAGCTTCTCGGCGGCGTTTTATACGGAATTATACCACTTGCCGTTGGACTTCCGCTCGTTCTGGCCGGTGGTCGCCGGGTAAAGTCCGGAGAAGCGGCGTTCATTACGATGTTGGACGTGGTGCTCGGCCCCATTTGGGTGTGGCTATTCTTTGGAGAGAGACCGACAGATTATGCATTAGTTGGTGGCGCTATCGTCTTGGGCTCGGTGGGGTGGTACCTCTCAAAAGAGACTGAGCCCTCCACCGTGTCGTAA
- a CDS encoding nitrate/nitrite transporter, with amino-acid sequence MLAPAQADAHAKENSRWAMLGILSLAIVLSMTTWFSATAIISELRAVWSLDDASIAWLTNAVQIGFVVGALGAGLFNLPDIIAPRTLMSVSAVLAATANLSLLIAPNAETAMLLRFVTGLALAGVYPPALKLISTWFVQGRGLALGCVIAALTLGSAFPHLLRALTSNLNWQLVVCSTSAMTVIGAVLMARFAVEGPYPFSRATFDPRKIGQVFRDKPVMLANIGYFGHMWELYAMWGWFLAFTQASLHARGLDLASASLITFAVIASGTIGCILGGVMADTIGRTATTSIMMTLSGLCCILIGFTFEAPLWVFLLVSIIWGITVIGDSAQFAAAVTEVGNSAFIGTALALQLGLGFALTVVAIRVMPVLADYLGGWQWAFVALVPGPFIGTIAMLALRRLPESVKIGQGRR; translated from the coding sequence ATGCTGGCACCCGCACAGGCCGATGCGCATGCAAAAGAGAATTCTCGATGGGCGATGCTTGGAATTTTGAGCTTGGCGATCGTCCTCTCGATGACCACGTGGTTTTCGGCAACCGCAATCATCTCCGAACTTCGCGCTGTTTGGTCCCTCGATGACGCATCGATTGCGTGGCTGACGAATGCCGTGCAAATCGGCTTCGTCGTCGGTGCTCTTGGTGCCGGCCTCTTCAACCTTCCCGACATCATTGCGCCGCGAACGCTGATGTCGGTGTCGGCTGTCCTCGCTGCAACGGCGAACCTGAGTCTCCTCATCGCGCCCAACGCCGAGACCGCGATGCTTTTGCGTTTCGTCACCGGCCTCGCGCTTGCCGGCGTCTATCCGCCGGCTCTGAAGCTCATTTCCACGTGGTTCGTTCAAGGACGCGGTTTAGCCCTGGGCTGCGTGATTGCGGCTTTGACGTTGGGTTCGGCATTTCCACATTTATTGCGCGCGCTGACATCAAATCTCAATTGGCAGCTTGTCGTTTGCTCAACATCTGCAATGACGGTCATCGGCGCAGTGTTGATGGCGCGCTTTGCAGTCGAAGGACCGTATCCCTTCTCTCGGGCGACTTTCGATCCCCGGAAAATTGGCCAGGTCTTCCGCGATAAACCGGTCATGCTGGCGAACATCGGATACTTCGGCCATATGTGGGAACTCTACGCGATGTGGGGATGGTTCCTCGCCTTCACGCAAGCGAGTTTGCACGCACGTGGACTAGACTTGGCGAGCGCATCACTGATTACGTTTGCCGTCATCGCTTCCGGGACTATCGGTTGCATCCTCGGTGGAGTGATGGCCGACACGATTGGCCGAACCGCAACGACATCGATCATGATGACCCTTTCCGGACTGTGCTGCATTCTGATCGGCTTCACTTTCGAAGCTCCGCTTTGGGTTTTCCTTCTCGTTTCGATCATTTGGGGCATCACCGTCATCGGTGATTCCGCGCAATTCGCAGCCGCCGTCACCGAAGTCGGGAATTCGGCCTTCATCGGAACCGCGTTGGCACTTCAGCTCGGATTGGGATTCGCGCTGACCGTTGTCGCCATTCGCGTGATGCCGGTCCTCGCAGACTATCTTGGCGGCTGGCAATGGGCCTTCGTTGCGCTTGTTCCCGGGCCCTTCATCGGAACCATCGCTATGCTGGCGCTTCGACGCCTGCCGGAGTCCGTCAAAATCGGCCAGGGGCGCCGATAG
- a CDS encoding GTP cyclohydrolase II → MTAYSRECVREKIPTEVRLKPTANEPMERVASTMLPIELLGHECALEAHAFQSRDGTEQLIVLINRTETAHPAAIPLVRIHSGCVTGDIFHSLRCDCHQQLQSALQMITDAPFGALVYIPYQEGRGIGLFKKIQAYAHQDQGLDTVDANLAVGSPVDARDYSLACEALRDLEITAIRLLSNNPDKLRELKLHGIDVVERIAMKPEPNPHNAHYLATKRQRLAHDW, encoded by the coding sequence ATGACCGCATACTCGCGAGAGTGCGTCCGCGAGAAAATCCCGACCGAGGTTCGTTTGAAGCCAACCGCAAACGAGCCAATGGAACGGGTCGCCTCCACCATGTTGCCTATTGAGCTACTCGGACACGAGTGCGCTCTGGAGGCTCACGCATTTCAATCAAGAGATGGGACCGAACAACTGATCGTTCTCATCAATCGGACCGAGACGGCGCACCCAGCCGCCATCCCGTTGGTTAGAATTCATTCTGGATGCGTCACAGGCGACATATTCCACTCGTTGCGGTGCGACTGTCACCAGCAGCTCCAAAGCGCACTACAGATGATTACGGACGCTCCGTTTGGCGCGCTGGTCTATATCCCTTACCAGGAGGGTCGCGGCATCGGCCTTTTCAAGAAGATCCAGGCCTACGCGCATCAGGACCAGGGATTGGATACGGTCGATGCAAATCTCGCAGTGGGCTCGCCGGTTGACGCGCGAGATTATTCACTTGCTTGCGAGGCGCTGCGAGATCTGGAGATCACCGCAATCAGGTTGTTGTCCAACAACCCCGATAAACTGAGGGAGCTAAAGCTCCATGGCATCGACGTCGTTGAACGCATTGCGATGAAGCCTGAACCCAACCCTCACAATGCGCACTATCTCGCGACGAAACGGCAGCGCTTGGCGCACGACTGGTGA
- a CDS encoding MBL fold metallo-hydrolase, protein MQKPIAEFWYGVEACDHKIVRLREIWADPYLAGNIWLVRGSKRDLIIDRRTGIVSPRPVIDAIVDKPIIAVACACYYDHAGGLHFFSERGCHRLDADKIANPTLESSVVSTYVEESMLNALPYDGFEIKSYQMRGAPPTICFDDGDIIDLGDRHLEGLHVPGVTPGSMVLWEAATGSLFTCDTLYDDPVRGREFASDDSITLLESLKRIRKLPMKTVFPGHYQCYQCFGRDQMDEIIDRILHSMATV, encoded by the coding sequence ATGCAAAAACCCATCGCCGAGTTCTGGTATGGCGTAGAGGCTTGCGATCATAAGATCGTGCGTTTGCGCGAGATCTGGGCTGACCCTTATCTCGCTGGGAATATTTGGCTTGTACGAGGCTCAAAGCGGGATCTCATTATCGACAGGAGAACGGGCATCGTGTCACCTCGCCCGGTGATCGATGCGATTGTCGATAAGCCGATCATCGCAGTAGCGTGCGCCTGCTACTACGATCACGCTGGCGGGCTTCATTTCTTCAGTGAAAGAGGATGTCATCGATTGGACGCCGATAAAATCGCCAATCCGACCCTCGAATCATCCGTCGTATCAACCTACGTCGAGGAAAGCATGCTCAATGCATTGCCCTATGACGGATTCGAGATCAAATCCTATCAGATGCGGGGCGCTCCTCCGACCATATGCTTTGACGATGGTGACATCATCGATTTAGGCGATCGGCACCTAGAAGGTCTTCATGTCCCCGGAGTAACACCGGGCAGTATGGTGCTATGGGAAGCGGCGACAGGCAGTTTGTTTACATGCGATACCCTGTACGACGATCCTGTACGAGGTCGAGAATTCGCTTCAGATGATTCCATCACATTGTTAGAGAGCCTGAAGCGGATTCGAAAGTTGCCAATGAAGACCGTGTTCCCAGGACATTATCAGTGTTATCAGTGTTTTGGACGCGATCAAATGGATGAGATCATCGATCGCATTCTTCATTCCATGGCGACTGTTTAG
- a CDS encoding MaoC family dehydratase, which yields MTTTVKSIWEDTIKGKPEVGSSARRSRKTTAQDIVRFSEMTGDYNPLHYDAALAEASVFGRIIVQGGVTSGLLNAIVAEDLPGPGTVFLGVNWRFSRAVGIDETITAEVQVTSVRDDKPICELSTNIYDAEGNACLSGTATVYVTPLRSLMSKSNKQS from the coding sequence GTGACGACAACTGTGAAATCGATCTGGGAAGATACCATCAAGGGCAAGCCCGAAGTCGGCTCTAGCGCTCGCAGATCCCGCAAGACGACCGCGCAGGATATCGTACGCTTTTCCGAGATGACAGGCGACTACAATCCCCTCCACTACGATGCCGCTTTGGCTGAAGCCTCGGTTTTCGGACGCATCATCGTTCAAGGCGGCGTAACTTCAGGTCTTTTGAACGCGATCGTAGCCGAAGATCTTCCCGGTCCGGGAACGGTCTTTCTGGGCGTGAACTGGCGGTTCAGCCGCGCCGTGGGCATCGACGAAACGATCACCGCCGAGGTTCAGGTGACCTCGGTGCGGGATGACAAGCCGATCTGCGAGCTCTCCACCAACATCTACGATGCCGAGGGCAACGCCTGCCTCTCGGGCACTGCGACGGTTTATGTCACACCGCTACGCAGCCTAATGTCCAAATCAAATAAGCAGTCGTGA